The genome window TCTGCGAGGCTGGTTTTCTGGATATTATGGTCGATGGCGAGCAGAAACGGATAGGTATCACCCGCATTCACATGGAAGAAGATGCCGGGAAACTGGTGCATCCCGACGATTATTCGGGGGGCAGCTATGTTGATTACAACCGGGCCTGCGTGCCTTTGCTGGAGATCGTCAGTGAACCGGATATGCGCAGCTCCTTTGAAGCCGTTGCTTATCTCAAGGGCCTGCGGGATATCCTCATGTATCTTGAAATATGTGATGGCAATATGGAAGAGGGCAGCTTCCGCTGTGATGCCAATGTGTCCATCCGGCCCTTTGACCAGGAGGAATTCGGTATTCGAGCCGAGCTTAAGAATATGAATTCTTTCCGCAATGTCCAGCGGGC of Pseudomonadota bacterium contains these proteins:
- the gatB gene encoding Asp-tRNA(Asn)/Glu-tRNA(Gln) amidotransferase subunit GatB codes for the protein MNFEVVIGLEVHAQLLTRTKIFCSCATTFGNEPNANTCPVCTGLPGALPVLNRQVVEYAIKAGLATNCRIAEKSVFARKNYFYPDLPKGYQISQYDLPICEAGFLDIMVDGEQKRIGITRIHMEEDAGKLVHPDDYSGGSYVDYNRACVPLLEIVSEPDMRSSFEAVAYLKGLRDILMYLEICDGNMEEGSFRCDANVSIRPFDQEEFGIRAELKNMNSFRNVQRA